The Deinococcus sedimenti region TTGCGCCACTGGCAATGGTGGCCTTCAGGCCACCATTGCGTCGCAATCGTGCTTTCCAGGTGTAGGCCGTATGGACGGAGACACCGAAGTGATTCGCAATCTCCTGGTTCCGATGGGTTCCGCGTTCAATCCATGCGAGAGCGGCGAGGCGGCGCTCCTCGAGTTGAGCGCGGGAGTAGTGGGTCGGTTGCCAACCGGGCATGTGGCAAGTCTATCAACTCAGATCTTCACCGCGATCAATAAACCACTGTCGTTTTCAGGTGCTCGCGCGGCGACGCAACTCTGCGAGTCCGCTTCATTCAGAGGTCTTGAGGAACACCCTCAAGACCTCTGGCTTCTGCTGACACGCCTCAGCGGCTGTTCTCTTGTCACCTGCACAGCGAATGAATATCCGGTCGCGCTT contains the following coding sequences:
- a CDS encoding helix-turn-helix domain-containing protein; the protein is MPGWQPTHYSRAQLEERRLAALAWIERGTHRNQEIANHFGVSVHTAYTWKARLRRNGGLKATIASGA